One Rosa chinensis cultivar Old Blush chromosome 3, RchiOBHm-V2, whole genome shotgun sequence DNA window includes the following coding sequences:
- the LOC112193263 gene encoding isocitrate dehydrogenase [NADP] isoform X2: MMHCFHDAGDEMTRIFWKSIKDKLILPFLELDIKYFDLGLPNRDATSDRVTIESAEATLKYNVAIKCATITPDETRVKEFNLKQMWRSPNGTIRNILNGTVFREPIICRNVPRLVPGWTRPICIGRHAFGDQYQATDAIIKGPGKLKLVFVPDGSNEK, encoded by the exons ATGATGCATTGTTTCCATGATGCAGGAGATGAAATGACTCGAATTTTCTGGAAATCTATAAAAGATAAG CTTATTTTGCCCTTTCTGGAACTGGATATCAAGTACTTTGATCTTGGCCTCCCTAATCGTGATGCCACCAGTGATAGAGTCACAATTGAAAGTGCAGAAGCTACTCTTAA GTACAATGTAGCAATCAAGTGTGCAACTATAACTCCTG ATGAAACTCGTGTTAAGGAGTTCAACTTGAAACAGATGTGGAGGAGTCCAAATGGGACAATCCGGAACATTTTAAATG GTACTGTTTTTAGAGAACCTATTATCTGCAGAAATGTTCCCCGCCTTGTTCCAG GTTGGACGAGGCCAATATGCATTGGGAGGCATGCTTTCGGTGATCAGTACCAAGCAACTGATGCAATCATAAAAGGACCTGGGAAACTTAAATTAGTTTTTG TACCTGATGGGTCCAATGAGAAGTAA
- the LOC112193263 gene encoding isocitrate dehydrogenase [NADP] isoform X1 encodes MMHCFHDAGDEMTRIFWKSIKDKLILPFLELDIKYFDLGLPNRDATSDRVTIESAEATLKYNVAIKCATITPDETRVKEFNLKQMWRSPNGTIRNILNGTVFREPIICRNVPRLVPGWTRPICIGRHAFGDQYQATDAIIKGPGKLKLVFVFVCDVICST; translated from the exons ATGATGCATTGTTTCCATGATGCAGGAGATGAAATGACTCGAATTTTCTGGAAATCTATAAAAGATAAG CTTATTTTGCCCTTTCTGGAACTGGATATCAAGTACTTTGATCTTGGCCTCCCTAATCGTGATGCCACCAGTGATAGAGTCACAATTGAAAGTGCAGAAGCTACTCTTAA GTACAATGTAGCAATCAAGTGTGCAACTATAACTCCTG ATGAAACTCGTGTTAAGGAGTTCAACTTGAAACAGATGTGGAGGAGTCCAAATGGGACAATCCGGAACATTTTAAATG GTACTGTTTTTAGAGAACCTATTATCTGCAGAAATGTTCCCCGCCTTGTTCCAG GTTGGACGAGGCCAATATGCATTGGGAGGCATGCTTTCGGTGATCAGTACCAAGCAACTGATGCAATCATAAAAGGACCTGGGAAACTTAAATTAGTTTTTG TGTTTGTGTGTGACGTGATTTGCAGTACCTGA